The following is a genomic window from Candidatus Methylomirabilota bacterium.
GAGCAGAGCGTGCAGACGACCAAGTTGTGAACGGCGGGCATGTTGTGACCGGGGGGCATGTTGTGGACGACGGGCGTGTTCTCGTGGACGACCAACTTGTCCCCGCCGCCGCGCCCGGTGAAGCCCAGCTCCGCGATGGCCGCCGTGCCGTCGGTGAGGAGCCGTTGCTTGTACGCCGGATCGACCCAGGCGCGGGCGACGACCCTGGCGCCGTTCATCGGCCCGACGTCCTTCTCGTAGGTCTGCACGACCGTGTCCACCACCTCGGTGGACAGCAGGCCCTTCTCGATCAGGAGCGACTCGATCGCGCGCACGCGATGGACCACCCAGGGCTCGGGCTCGGTATGATGGCTGCCCATCTCAGGCCTCCAGCGGCTGGAGATAACTTTCCCAGAGATCGATGTACACGCGCTCCTTCGGCTCCGCGGCGTCTCCCCACAGCTCGCCCGACTCGAAACGCACGCTGTAGAGCGGCTCGGGGCAGCGGCCGCGCCCGTGCGCATGGGCGTCCGGCAGTATGTAGACGCCGTGGATCGTGTGGATGCGCCCACAGTGCCCGCGAGCATAGCCCGGCAAGCGCGTGTGGCCGGCCGGCTGCCAATTGCGCGTGACGACGGCATCGCCCGGCTTGAAGCGCGGCGTGGGATTGGGCTCGCTCTTCTCGGCCATGCCCTTGCGTACCACGTTCATCACCGTGGCGAGAAGCTCCGGGTCCTTGCGATCCGGCAGCGGGGCGTTCAGGTTCCGCTCGAAGTGCTTGGTCCGCGCGTCGAGCTCGTCGCGGCCGATGACGCCCTTCTCGATCAGCAGGGTTTCGACCGAGGCGAGCCAGTGCTCGTAGTAGCTCGTGTCGAGGTAGCGCGCCTGTCCCATGCGCTCGATGGCGTGACGGAACTCGTCGATATTGTAGATTCGCTTGACCATGCCGACCAGGTTCATCACGAGCACGGCCTTTTCCCAATCCGCGTGGAAGGCGGGCTCGTTCGGCTCGCGTTCGATGGGGCCGAAACCATGCTTGCCGCCGAGGTCGTGGACGCCGTTCATGATGGGTGTGCGCGGATGATCCCGCGGCGCGGCAGGGCTGTCAAGCCGGCTTGCGGCCCCAGGTGAAGATGTGGAGCCTGCCGGCGATGACCGGCCCGCGCGCCTGCTCGGCGTGGAGCGCATCCAGCCAGCTGCGGCGCTCGGCTTCCGTGATGGCCCCGGCCGTGAGAGCCGTGTCGGCGGCACGCTCGGCCAGCCCGCCGTAGAAGCCACGCGGATCGGTCTCGAGCGGGAAGAAGCCGCGCACCCGCACGTCCTGGAGCCCGGCGCGCGCGAAGAGCAGCGGCAGTCGCCGCGCGAGCCAGCCGTCCACGGCGGTGGCGTCCGAGGCGGCGGCAACGATCCGGCGCGTGAGCGCGCGGTCCGAATGTGTGATCGACGTCATGTCAGTGTCGAGATCGAAGACTCCCACGCGCCCGCCCGGGCACACCACGCGCGCCATCTCGGGAATGGCACTCTCGCCGCCGGGAGTGTGCGAGAGCACCGTGACGGCGACCGCGACGTCGAAGGCGCCGACGGGGAAGGGGAGGCTGAGCGCGCTGCCCTCGAGGAATTCTACGCGGCCGCCGAGCCCCGCCCCCTCCGCGAGCTCGCGCGCCATAGCGAGGAACTGCGGGCTCTGGTCCACGCCGACCGCGCGCCCGGCCGGGCCGACGCGTCGAGCGATGTCGCGCGTGACGACGCCGCTGCCGCAGCCGACGTCGAGCACGCGCTCGCCCGCCGTCACGCCGAGCAGGTCGAGGTAGGCCGCCCGCGCCTCGATCTCGTCCTGGGCCTTGGCGCGGAGCTCGAGCCGGCCGGCAAGCTCGCGCGCCTTGGTCGGGTCGAGGCCAGCAGTGTCTCGCCATTGGCTCTGCCGTCCATACTGGGTCATGACTAACCGCAGGTAGTCTAGCAAGTTCGAGGCGGGATATACTCCCGGCGGTGAAGACCGACCTGCTCCTCATTCCCATGGGCGCGCGCTGGGCCGAGGTCCGCGCCGCGGCCGTGGCCGCCGACGAGGCGGGCTTCGACGGCATCTGGACCTGGGACCACCTGCGCGACCCCGACGGCGACCCCGCGGGCGTGCCGGAGTGCCTGACCACTCTCGCCGCGCTCGCCGAGGTGACCAAGCGCTTGGTACTCGGGCCGCTCGTGCTCAACGTCTCGAGCCGCCACCCGGGGCTCCTCGCGAACATGGCGGCCACGATCCAGCAGGTGTCGGGCGGGCGTCTCATCCTGGGACTCGGCGCCGGAGGGAGCAAGGCCACGCCCTATGCGCGGGAGCAGGAGGCGCTCGGCCTCTCGGTCGAGCCAGACGCCGTGCGGGCCCAGCGCGTGGCCGAGGCCGCGCAGATCCTCCGCCGCCTCTGGTCGGGTGATCGCGCGAGCTTCGCCGGCGCGCACTATCGCCTCGACAAGCCCGAGGGCTATCTGCGGGCCGATCCCGCGCCGCCCATCGTCATCGGCGGCTTCGGGCCGCGCATGGCGGCCATCGCCGGGAAGCACGGCGACGGCTTCAACACGCAGGCGCGCCACCCGCGGCTCGCGGAGCTGGCGCAGATCGCGCGCAGCGAGCACAAGGCGGCGGGGCGCGACCCCGCGCGCTTCAGCCTGAGCGTCTTCGCGGGCTGGGCACCCGCCTGGCTCCGCGCCGATTCCGAGAACCGCGCCGCCCTCGCGCGCGTGGGCGTCGACCGCGTCATCCTTTTAACGGAGCCGCCCTATGATCCTTCCCAGATCCGCGCCGCCTCCCGCCTCCTCGCGGGCTGAGCGCGCTCTCACAGCGAAAGGACCTCCATGGCGTACAAGGCATTGGATCTCAACGGCAAGGTAGCGCTCGTCACGGGCGGCAACAGCGGTATCGGGCTCGGTATGGCCGAGGCGATGGCGCAGGCGGGCGCCGCCGTCTGCATCTGGGGCACCAACGAGGGCAAGAACGCGGCGGCGCTCAAGCGGCTCCAGGCGCACGGCGGCAAGGCGCTGGCGATCCGCTGCGACGTCAGCGACGAGGGCGCGGTGGACCGCTGTTTCGCCGAGACGGTCAAGGCCCTGGGCCGAGTGGACGCCTTCTTCGCCAACGCGGGCGTCAGCGGGCGCGGCGGCGCGTCCGGCGGCTTCACCCAGATGTCCACGGCCGAGTGGCGGCGGGTGATGAGCGTGAACCTGGACGGCGCCTTCTGGAGCCTCCGCGCGGCCGCGCGGCACATGGTCGAGCGCGGCGGCGGCGGCTCCCTCGTCTCGACGGCGAGCCTGGCGGCCGTCATGGGTGCGGCGCGCAGCGAGCACTACTCCGCCACCAAGGGCGCGCTCATGGCCATGACGCGGTCCATGGCGGTGGAGCTGGCGCGGCACCAGATCCGCGCCAACACCATCGTGCCGGGCTGGATCGACACGCCGATGACGGAAGCGGCGCTCCACGGCGAGGCGTTCACGGGTAAAGTCCTGCCGCGCGTGCCGCTGCGGCGCTGGGGCGTCGGTGACGACTTCGGCGGCGTCGCCGTCTATCTTGCCAGCGACGCCAGCCGCTACCACACCGGCGACACCTTCGTGATCGACGGCGGCTACGCTATTTTCTAGGGCCCGGGGCTTGACCTTTCGCGCTCCCGGGCCTAGGGTCTCGCCATGAGACCCTTCCACGCGCGCCGACTCGTCCTGGTTTTGGCCCTGCTTCTCGCCACGCCCGCCGTCGCCGCCGCCGCGGAGGGCGAGATGCGCTGGGGACTGCACGTGACGCTGGCGCCCAAGTGGCTCGATCCCGCGGAGACAGAGGCGTTCAACACCCCGTTCATGGTGCTCTACGCGG
Proteins encoded in this region:
- a CDS encoding nitrile hydratase subunit alpha, which gives rise to MGSHHTEPEPWVVHRVRAIESLLIEKGLLSTEVVDTVVQTYEKDVGPMNGARVVARAWVDPAYKQRLLTDGTAAIAELGFTGRGGGDKLVVHENTPVVHNMPPGHNMPAVHNLVVCTLCSCYPWIVLGLPPVWYKSPAYRSRAVLEPRKILVEFGVELPPDTEIRVWDSSAEIRYMVLPLRPEGTEGLSDAELAALVTRDAMIGVALCQAPAAAR
- the nthB gene encoding nitrile hydratase subunit beta, with the translated sequence MNGVHDLGGKHGFGPIEREPNEPAFHADWEKAVLVMNLVGMVKRIYNIDEFRHAIERMGQARYLDTSYYEHWLASVETLLIEKGVIGRDELDARTKHFERNLNAPLPDRKDPELLATVMNVVRKGMAEKSEPNPTPRFKPGDAVVTRNWQPAGHTRLPGYARGHCGRIHTIHGVYILPDAHAHGRGRCPEPLYSVRFESGELWGDAAEPKERVYIDLWESYLQPLEA
- a CDS encoding methyltransferase domain-containing protein, whose translation is MTQYGRQSQWRDTAGLDPTKARELAGRLELRAKAQDEIEARAAYLDLLGVTAGERVLDVGCGSGVVTRDIARRVGPAGRAVGVDQSPQFLAMARELAEGAGLGGRVEFLEGSALSLPFPVGAFDVAVAVTVLSHTPGGESAIPEMARVVCPGGRVGVFDLDTDMTSITHSDRALTRRIVAAASDATAVDGWLARRLPLLFARAGLQDVRVRGFFPLETDPRGFYGGLAERAADTALTAGAITEAERRSWLDALHAEQARGPVIAGRLHIFTWGRKPA
- a CDS encoding LLM class flavin-dependent oxidoreductase, producing the protein MKTDLLLIPMGARWAEVRAAAVAADEAGFDGIWTWDHLRDPDGDPAGVPECLTTLAALAEVTKRLVLGPLVLNVSSRHPGLLANMAATIQQVSGGRLILGLGAGGSKATPYAREQEALGLSVEPDAVRAQRVAEAAQILRRLWSGDRASFAGAHYRLDKPEGYLRADPAPPIVIGGFGPRMAAIAGKHGDGFNTQARHPRLAELAQIARSEHKAAGRDPARFSLSVFAGWAPAWLRADSENRAALARVGVDRVILLTEPPYDPSQIRAASRLLAG
- a CDS encoding SDR family NAD(P)-dependent oxidoreductase, with translation MAYKALDLNGKVALVTGGNSGIGLGMAEAMAQAGAAVCIWGTNEGKNAAALKRLQAHGGKALAIRCDVSDEGAVDRCFAETVKALGRVDAFFANAGVSGRGGASGGFTQMSTAEWRRVMSVNLDGAFWSLRAAARHMVERGGGGSLVSTASLAAVMGAARSEHYSATKGALMAMTRSMAVELARHQIRANTIVPGWIDTPMTEAALHGEAFTGKVLPRVPLRRWGVGDDFGGVAVYLASDASRYHTGDTFVIDGGYAIF